atcgatatcaatGGTCTCCATGGAAGTTTCAGGTAAGTTCTGAAACATAGTTCAAGAGACATAAACATCATTAATACAAAGCACAATtcacaacttttatttaatcaGAATACCTTAGCTTCCACGTCGCCCGTATATAGTTTCCTTGGGACAACTCACTCTGTAATGTATTAAATCGATTTCAAGAACATTGAGAGCATAAAACACACACTAGGATCTAACAAATAGCTATACCTTGTCCATATTTTGAAGTTCAATGGATGCATCTTCGAGGAACGGAACTAGTAATCTCAAGTTGCGTTCATACAACTCTGTACCtgcaaaaccccaaaaaaaaagaactactTTATTTCTTTCTCATATCAAGATTTATAACCTGATCCCACCAATCTAACAAGAGTGCATGAACACCAGCTTGTTCTACATTTGTTCAAGCAGATACTCTACGAAGGGTTCTGTAATGACTCACCCTGGAAGCTGATTGTCGGGTCCTCGAAGATGCAATCACCCGAGTAAATTTCAGTAGTGAAGATTCCTGTTACCATTATTTTCAGACATGACTTAACCAGTTAGTGTCTGAGCTTAACAGAGAATCACATACCTGTGACGAAATATGCATTTCCATAATCAGATCTCAAAACCTTCATTACATCATCAGCATCTCGAGCAGTAACCTCGGAATCTGGTCTGTAGCCAGTTCCAACCGATCTTTTCAGACCAAACACGAACAGAGGGTAATGAAGAGACATTAACTGAAAGCTCTGGAGATTACTTACTTATCCTTATTTGTAATTGTACGAATGGTGGTAGAAGGAGACGAAGCGACGGAGAACAGCCGGAGCACTTCAGTGACTCCGCCAACAGCCCACTTCAAGATAGCCGGAGTTTTCTTCTCCGGCGATCCAGAGAAGCATCTCGTCGGCCGATGATTATTAACCCTCTGCAAACCCAAGGAATCATAAATCGCCTAGATGATAAACAAATCAACAGACACCACTCACCCTCAAGGTCGAAGATGAGCTGATAAATATCTTGGAAGTCACTCCCGCCATTTTCTTTCTGTAGTAAGGCCGTTACTGTAACGGTCGTCGTCAGCAGTTATCTACACGCCGCTAGTTCTCCACCTCATATTTAAGcattgaaaaatagtttcacAAACCACCCCAAAGGTTTTGGAAACGACAAAATGTAcctaaacttttatttattagttttaagtACCCATTCCACTGCGATTTGGGGTGTTCTATGCTCCGTTCGAAAACGCACAGGCGGTTGACTAGGCGCTCTTTGGAGGAGGTTGACCATTATGCCCAAATCGGTGTAGCCAGGCGTTAATCCGCGTTGATCCGCGTAAGACCACCTAATTTTCGCGTTGACCGTCTAATTCCCGTCTATTCTCGCGTTGACCGTCTAAGGGTTTTTTCTTTATTACCGTCCGTATAAGTTAAAGCACAGTtgattatcttttatttattattgtcagattttgtgtaattattcattactaaataattataattaactatcaaacccaaaacaaacacatacataCTACATTTAAGGATTTTTTTCGTACCAAACCCACTATTtacgaataaaaaaaaagactgtttaaaattatatataaaaaattatataattatgtctaAAAATTTGTATcatcatatttaaaattaggtaaatatattataaatatattaaattgtttttaaaactaaactcGCGTAATCTCCGAATATTTCCtgatttttttggtaactcGCTAGGCTCGGAGTTACCGTTCGACTAGCGCTTAGCTTAGTTCCGAACAGGGGTTTTATGTATTACAAATAAATTAAGGGGTGA
This region of Brassica napus cultivar Da-Ae chromosome C5, Da-Ae, whole genome shotgun sequence genomic DNA includes:
- the LOC106427386 gene encoding uncharacterized protein LOC106427386, which produces MAGVTSKIFISSSSTLRRVNNHRPTRCFSGSPEKKTPAILKWAVGGVTEVLRLFSVASSPSTTIRTITNKDKPDSEVTARDADDVMKVLRSDYGNAYFVTGIFTTEIYSGDCIFEDPTISFQGTELYERNLRLLVPFLEDASIELQNMDKSELSQGNYIRATWKLRTYLKLPWRPLISIDGSTVYELDRDFKIVKHVESWSVSAVEAIRQIFTFNSFTSRS